A stretch of the Geovibrio thiophilus genome encodes the following:
- a CDS encoding S-methyl-5'-thioinosine phosphorylase — MKLGIIGGSGLYDIDGFEFMGEESVVTEWGAPSDAYRHFSCKGVDFYFLNRHGRSHGIPPHSVNYRANIAGFEKLGVERIISFTAVGGIRGVKPGDIVISSNAIDHTSGRAHTFYDGGLIHHIDFTEPFCPELRALLLESAERAGVEVKDSGVYICTNGPRLETSAEIRYFASIGADTVGMTLFPEAPLAREKEICYANVSVITNHAAGTGDTKLTTVEVVETMKAATERIKAIVSALPDSYTVNRKCLCKDALEGTKISK; from the coding sequence ATGAAACTCGGTATAATAGGCGGCAGCGGACTTTACGACATAGACGGATTTGAGTTCATGGGCGAGGAGTCCGTGGTCACTGAATGGGGCGCTCCTTCCGATGCGTACAGGCATTTCAGCTGCAAAGGCGTTGATTTCTATTTTCTCAACAGACACGGGCGCAGCCACGGCATTCCGCCGCACAGTGTGAACTACAGGGCAAATATAGCAGGCTTTGAGAAGCTGGGCGTTGAGCGTATTATATCTTTTACCGCAGTCGGCGGCATAAGGGGTGTGAAGCCCGGGGATATAGTTATTTCATCAAACGCCATAGACCACACCTCAGGACGTGCGCACACTTTTTATGACGGTGGGCTTATTCATCATATAGATTTCACAGAACCTTTCTGCCCTGAGCTTCGGGCGCTTCTCCTAGAGAGCGCCGAGAGAGCGGGGGTTGAGGTGAAGGACAGCGGGGTGTACATCTGCACCAACGGACCTAGACTTGAAACATCGGCGGAGATCAGATACTTCGCTTCCATAGGCGCGGACACCGTAGGGATGACACTGTTTCCCGAGGCTCCGCTTGCGAGGGAAAAAGAGATCTGTTACGCCAATGTGAGCGTGATAACCAACCATGCTGCGGGAACAGGCGATACCAAGTTAACCACGGTGGAAGTGGTGGAAACCATGAAGGCTGCGACAGAGCGGATCAAGGCGATCGTCAGCGCTCTGCCCGATTCATACACAGTGAACAGAAAATGTCTCTGCAAGGATGCTCTTGAAGGAACGAAGATCAGTAAATGA
- a CDS encoding ATP-binding cassette domain-containing protein, with protein sequence MMSLLEIIDLNKSFLKGDYRLNVLSGFSMNVEKGEMLAIVGPSGAGKSTLLHIIGGLDKPDSGSVMFQGEDILKLKGKAVDQFRNKDVGFVFQFHYLLEDFTALENVMMPALIGGVNIDAAAKRAKELLTKVGLESRTTHFPAELSGGEQQRTAIARAMMNSPKILLADEPTGSLDKKNSDEVLDMIRLMRDEGVTILIVTHEDAIANSCDRIIRIEKS encoded by the coding sequence CTGATGAGTCTGCTTGAAATAATAGATCTCAACAAAAGCTTTCTCAAGGGCGACTACAGGCTGAACGTCCTCAGCGGCTTCAGCATGAATGTGGAAAAAGGCGAAATGCTCGCCATAGTCGGTCCTTCCGGTGCGGGCAAATCAACCCTGCTGCACATTATCGGCGGTCTGGATAAGCCGGACTCAGGTTCTGTAATGTTTCAGGGTGAGGACATTCTTAAGCTCAAGGGGAAAGCCGTTGACCAGTTCAGGAATAAGGATGTGGGTTTTGTGTTCCAGTTTCATTACCTGCTGGAAGATTTTACCGCTTTGGAAAACGTTATGATGCCCGCTCTCATAGGCGGAGTGAACATAGACGCTGCTGCGAAGAGGGCTAAGGAACTGCTCACCAAGGTTGGGCTGGAAAGCAGAACAACACACTTTCCCGCTGAACTCTCCGGTGGCGAACAGCAGAGAACGGCAATCGCAAGGGCTATGATGAACAGCCCGAAGATCCTTCTCGCTGATGAACCCACAGGCAGCCTTGATAAGAAAAACAGCGATGAGGTTCTGGATATGATCCGCCTCATGCGGGATGAAGGTGTGACAATCCTCATCGTCACCCACGAAGACGCCATCGCAAACTCCTGCGACAGGATTATCAGAATAGAAAAGAGCTGA
- a CDS encoding lipoprotein-releasing ABC transporter permease subunit: MKTENLIATRYLRSRRKNRIFSFISTISVIGIMVGVATLIIVLNVMIGFSDNLQNKILGANAHIIVNRLDAAPISDWQLADAKIRIMDKVAGVSPFVLSQVLVTSQNNVSGVIIRGVIPEKELGVTSIEKFMKDGEFMDIADKGEKPKIVLGKELAHSLAVSAGDDVVMVSPFGRKGPFGMVPKMKHFEVAGWFDMGMYEYNSSLGYISLEAAQEFFGMDDVVSGFSVKADSFANAIPLAKKIEDELGFPYWSRDWISMNSNLFSALKLEKIAMFIILTLIIIVASFNVVSMITVSVKDKKRDIAILRAMGAPEKSIYRIFIRQGLVVGFVGTALGNVIGYTACFVLKNYKLISLPEDVYFMDRIPVKIEPSVFIVVTVCALVITYAAGLFPARQSAKLDPIEALRRD; this comes from the coding sequence ATGAAAACGGAGAATCTGATAGCGACACGCTATCTGCGCTCCCGCAGGAAAAACCGCATATTTTCGTTTATCTCCACCATTTCTGTAATAGGTATAATGGTGGGGGTGGCGACACTCATTATCGTTCTCAACGTAATGATCGGCTTCTCCGACAATTTGCAGAACAAGATCCTCGGGGCAAACGCCCACATAATAGTAAACCGTCTGGATGCTGCGCCCATAAGCGACTGGCAGCTTGCGGACGCTAAAATCCGCATTATGGACAAGGTGGCGGGAGTCTCGCCGTTTGTCCTCAGTCAGGTTCTGGTTACAAGCCAGAACAACGTCAGCGGTGTTATTATCAGAGGAGTTATCCCTGAAAAAGAACTCGGCGTCACTTCGATTGAGAAGTTCATGAAAGACGGCGAGTTCATGGACATAGCGGACAAGGGCGAGAAACCTAAGATCGTTCTCGGCAAGGAGCTTGCTCACTCGCTGGCGGTCAGCGCAGGGGATGACGTGGTTATGGTCTCCCCCTTCGGGCGGAAGGGTCCCTTCGGCATGGTTCCGAAGATGAAGCACTTTGAGGTCGCCGGCTGGTTCGACATGGGAATGTATGAATACAACTCGTCCCTCGGCTACATATCCCTTGAAGCCGCACAGGAATTCTTCGGGATGGATGATGTCGTCTCCGGTTTCAGCGTGAAGGCGGACAGCTTCGCAAACGCTATCCCCCTTGCCAAAAAGATAGAGGATGAGCTGGGCTTTCCTTACTGGTCACGGGACTGGATAAGCATGAACTCCAATCTCTTCTCCGCCCTCAAGCTGGAAAAAATTGCGATGTTTATAATCCTGACGCTGATAATCATAGTCGCTTCGTTCAATGTGGTGAGCATGATCACCGTGTCGGTCAAGGATAAAAAACGTGATATAGCCATACTCAGGGCAATGGGCGCACCGGAAAAAAGCATATACCGGATCTTCATTCGTCAGGGGCTCGTGGTGGGCTTCGTGGGAACCGCACTTGGCAATGTTATAGGATACACCGCCTGCTTCGTGCTGAAAAACTACAAGCTTATAAGCCTGCCGGAGGATGTGTATTTCATGGACAGAATCCCCGTGAAGATAGAGCCGTCAGTGTTCATAGTCGTGACAGTCTGCGCACTGGTTATCACATATGCTGCGGGGCTGTTCCCCGCCAGACAGTCGGCGAAGCTCGACCCCATAGAAGCATTGAGGCGTGACTGA
- the guaA gene encoding glutamine-hydrolyzing GMP synthase has product MDIHSEKVLILDFGSQYTQLIARRVREAHVYCEIFPCNADFEKIKAFEAKGIILSGGPSSVYEEDAPRVDERVFEMGLPVLGICYGMQLAGQHFGGVVAPSNHREYGRAVLSYESSCGLFKGLEGNGTLTVWMSHGDRLEKMPEHFDIVAKTDNAPAAAMKHHSREIYAIQFHPEVTHTEQGKAILENFVVGICGCRQIWTTENFIQAEIERVREKVGGRKVLCGLSGGVDSSVVAVLLHEAIGDNLVCVFVDNGLLRLNEREYVEKTFREHYKINLVVADAEERFLTALAGVTDPEKKRKTIGNLFIRIFEEEARKIGDFDFLAQGTLYPDVIESVSFKGPSATIKSHHNVGGLPEDMKFQLVEPLRELFKDEVRDVGRKLGLPEVMVGRHPFPGPGLGVRVLGEITKKRCDVLRQADAIFIEELHNANLYNTIWQAFAVLLPVNTVGVMGDGRTYENACAIRAVYSSDGMTADWAHIPYDVLGKISNRIINEVRGINRVVYDISSKPPATIEWE; this is encoded by the coding sequence ATGGACATTCACTCGGAAAAGGTACTGATACTAGACTTCGGCTCACAATATACGCAGCTTATCGCACGCAGGGTGCGTGAGGCTCATGTTTACTGCGAAATTTTCCCCTGCAACGCTGATTTTGAGAAGATAAAGGCCTTCGAGGCGAAAGGCATAATCCTTTCCGGCGGCCCTTCCAGCGTTTATGAAGAGGACGCGCCCAGAGTTGACGAGCGTGTTTTTGAGATGGGGCTTCCCGTTCTGGGCATCTGCTACGGAATGCAGCTTGCCGGACAGCATTTCGGCGGAGTTGTCGCTCCCTCAAACCACAGGGAATACGGCAGGGCGGTTCTCAGCTATGAATCCTCGTGCGGACTTTTCAAAGGGCTTGAAGGAAACGGGACGCTCACCGTATGGATGAGCCACGGCGACAGGCTTGAGAAAATGCCCGAACACTTTGACATAGTGGCAAAAACGGACAATGCTCCCGCCGCCGCGATGAAGCATCACAGCCGTGAGATATACGCAATCCAGTTTCACCCCGAAGTCACCCACACTGAGCAGGGCAAGGCTATTCTTGAAAACTTCGTTGTGGGAATCTGCGGGTGCAGACAGATCTGGACTACGGAAAACTTCATACAGGCAGAGATTGAGCGTGTCCGTGAGAAGGTCGGCGGCAGAAAGGTTCTCTGCGGGCTTTCCGGCGGTGTGGATTCCTCAGTCGTCGCAGTGCTTCTCCATGAAGCCATAGGCGACAATCTCGTCTGCGTGTTCGTCGACAACGGGCTCCTCAGGCTGAACGAACGCGAGTATGTGGAAAAAACATTCAGGGAACACTATAAAATAAATCTCGTTGTGGCTGACGCTGAGGAACGCTTTCTCACCGCTCTTGCGGGCGTTACCGATCCTGAGAAGAAAAGAAAGACAATCGGCAACCTCTTCATCCGTATTTTTGAGGAAGAGGCGAGAAAAATAGGCGACTTCGACTTTCTCGCTCAGGGTACGCTTTATCCGGATGTTATAGAATCCGTCTCCTTCAAAGGACCCTCCGCCACCATCAAATCACACCACAATGTGGGCGGTCTGCCGGAGGACATGAAGTTTCAGCTTGTTGAGCCTCTCCGTGAGCTCTTCAAGGATGAGGTCAGGGATGTGGGACGTAAGCTCGGTCTGCCCGAGGTAATGGTCGGGCGTCACCCTTTCCCCGGTCCCGGGCTGGGTGTAAGGGTTCTGGGCGAGATCACCAAGAAGAGATGCGATGTTCTCCGTCAGGCGGACGCTATCTTCATAGAGGAGCTTCACAACGCCAACCTTTACAATACAATCTGGCAGGCGTTCGCCGTTCTGCTCCCCGTAAATACGGTGGGCGTAATGGGCGACGGCAGGACATATGAAAACGCCTGCGCCATCAGAGCCGTTTACAGCTCCGACGGCATGACGGCAGACTGGGCGCACATACCCTATGATGTGCTCGGCAAAATCTCAAACCGCATAATAAACGAGGTAAGGGGCATAAACCGTGTTGTCTATGACATAAGCTCCAAGCCGCCTGCGACAATAGAATGGGAATAA
- the guaB gene encoding IMP dehydrogenase — MYGDKIAMEALTFDDVLVIPAHSEVLPKDIDTTSKLTNKISLNIPLVSAAMDTVTEAKLAIAMAQEGGIGFIHKNMTIEMQADEVDKVKRSESGMIVDPITISPDKTVEDALAIMSKYKISGVPVTAGGRLVGILTNRDLRFVKNLSAKVTEYMTGKNLVTVLEKDANLESAKDILQEHRIEKLLVVNDQYQLKGLITIKDINKKLKYPNAAKDDMGRLLVGAAVGVAGDSRERVSALVEAKADVIVVDTAHGHSQMVLDMVQWVKSTYTHVQLIAGNVATPEAVEALYNCGADCVKVGIGPGSICTTRVVAGVGVPQITAIMTCAAKAKELGIPIIADGGIKYSGDIVKALAAGASTVMIGSLFAGTKESPGDIELYQGRSFKVYRGMGSVGAMKAGSKDRYFQEGTESEKKFVPEGIEGRVHYKGELNETVYQLTGGIRSGMGYAGCKTIEDMHNKARFVRITGAGLRESHVHDVMITKEAPNYWVNP; from the coding sequence ATGTACGGCGATAAAATCGCGATGGAAGCTCTGACGTTTGATGATGTGCTTGTGATCCCCGCGCACAGCGAGGTTCTTCCCAAGGACATAGACACAACTTCAAAGCTTACAAACAAAATTTCCCTCAACATCCCGCTGGTAAGTGCGGCGATGGACACTGTTACCGAGGCAAAGCTGGCTATAGCTATGGCTCAGGAAGGCGGAATAGGCTTCATCCATAAGAATATGACAATCGAAATGCAGGCGGATGAGGTAGACAAGGTTAAACGTTCCGAAAGCGGAATGATAGTTGACCCCATAACAATTTCGCCGGATAAGACGGTTGAGGACGCGCTTGCCATTATGTCCAAGTACAAAATAAGCGGCGTACCCGTAACGGCGGGCGGCAGGCTGGTGGGTATTCTTACCAACAGAGACCTGCGTTTTGTGAAAAACCTCAGCGCTAAAGTCACAGAGTATATGACAGGTAAGAATCTGGTTACTGTGCTTGAGAAAGACGCTAACCTTGAATCTGCCAAGGATATTCTTCAGGAACACAGGATCGAGAAGCTTCTCGTGGTGAACGATCAGTACCAGCTTAAAGGACTGATAACGATCAAGGACATCAACAAAAAGCTCAAATACCCCAACGCCGCCAAAGATGATATGGGCAGGCTGCTTGTTGGCGCAGCGGTGGGCGTGGCAGGCGACAGCAGGGAGAGAGTATCCGCCCTTGTGGAAGCAAAAGCGGATGTGATAGTGGTGGATACCGCGCACGGACACTCCCAGATGGTTCTGGATATGGTGCAATGGGTAAAATCGACCTATACCCATGTTCAGCTTATAGCCGGAAACGTTGCGACACCCGAAGCGGTGGAAGCTCTCTATAACTGCGGCGCGGACTGCGTTAAGGTTGGCATAGGTCCCGGTTCAATCTGCACAACAAGAGTTGTTGCGGGCGTGGGCGTTCCGCAGATAACAGCGATAATGACATGCGCCGCCAAGGCAAAAGAACTCGGTATTCCGATCATAGCCGATGGCGGTATAAAATATTCGGGCGATATAGTGAAAGCTCTCGCCGCCGGAGCCTCAACGGTTATGATAGGCTCCCTGTTCGCAGGAACCAAGGAATCGCCCGGTGACATAGAACTCTATCAGGGCAGAAGCTTTAAGGTCTACAGAGGCATGGGCTCGGTGGGCGCTATGAAGGCGGGCAGCAAGGATCGCTATTTTCAGGAAGGCACGGAAAGTGAGAAGAAATTCGTTCCCGAAGGGATCGAAGGACGTGTGCACTATAAAGGTGAACTCAATGAAACAGTCTATCAGCTCACCGGCGGCATACGCTCCGGCATGGGCTACGCAGGCTGCAAAACCATCGAGGATATGCACAATAAAGCCAGATTCGTGAGGATCACCGGCGCAGGCTTGCGTGAAAGCCACGTTCACGACGTCATGATAACTAAGGAAGCGCCCAACTACTGGGTGAATCCGTAA
- a CDS encoding NAD+ synthase has translation MKLDLKLTKQILTTFVKEETEKIGLKSVVLGLSGGIDSALSAAIAVEALGRGRVFGVGLPYKLSSRESMADAELVADALGINLEIADITPFAEPFIESEKDMSKLRIGNVLARMRMVTIFDRSAKHGGIVLGTSNKTELLLGYGTWYGDLASAINPIGDLYKTQVWELSEYLGIPDKVIKKQPTADLWPDQTDEGELGFTYKDVDRLLYEMVDNRRRKPELLKMGFDEDFVQKISERIMRYQFKRKIPVIAKVSQRTIGRDFRYSRDWGY, from the coding sequence ATGAAGCTTGATCTTAAACTCACAAAGCAGATATTAACCACATTCGTAAAAGAGGAGACAGAGAAAATAGGACTGAAAAGCGTTGTTCTCGGTCTCTCCGGCGGTATAGATTCGGCGCTTTCAGCGGCTATAGCCGTTGAGGCTCTGGGCAGGGGCAGGGTGTTCGGGGTTGGTCTGCCCTACAAACTTTCCAGCCGGGAAAGCATGGCGGATGCCGAACTCGTGGCTGACGCTCTTGGGATCAATCTCGAAATAGCCGACATAACCCCGTTTGCGGAGCCGTTTATCGAAAGTGAAAAGGACATGAGCAAGCTCCGCATAGGAAATGTTCTCGCCCGCATGCGCATGGTCACAATTTTTGACCGCTCGGCAAAGCACGGCGGAATAGTTCTCGGCACAAGCAATAAAACGGAGCTTCTCCTCGGCTACGGCACGTGGTACGGCGATCTTGCCAGCGCCATAAACCCCATAGGGGATCTTTACAAGACTCAGGTATGGGAGCTGTCGGAATATCTCGGCATTCCCGATAAGGTTATAAAAAAGCAGCCCACCGCAGACCTCTGGCCGGATCAGACCGACGAAGGGGAACTGGGCTTCACATACAAAGATGTGGACAGACTGCTTTACGAAATGGTAGACAACAGACGCAGAAAACCCGAGCTCCTTAAAATGGGCTTCGATGAGGATTTTGTGCAGAAAATATCTGAAAGAATAATGAGATACCAATTTAAGCGCAAAATTCCCGTTATAGCGAAGGTCAGCCAGAGAACAATCGGGCGGGACTTCCGCTACAGCCGTGACTGGGGCTACTGA
- a CDS encoding nitrilase-related carbon-nitrogen hydrolase, with translation MRVCLAQIKPFLGDTAKNLKLHEEYIEKAVAEKCDVIVFPELSLTGYYLLDYVSDVAMKTDDRMIKKIVALSKDISIVFGFVFEGEDNLFYNVSAYAEKGRLVHLHKKVYLPDYTMFEEARYFAAGKEFSVFETAIGRCGILICEDALHTSSIYILSRMGVQTVFIPSNSPARGVVGDGLEAASIWQTSNKYTASLLTVNLVYVNRVGVEDGVAFWGGSEAYSALGSRKARLPQFEETMGIVELEQEDIRLARIHSPFYRDEKSHILLDYLKGD, from the coding sequence ATGCGGGTCTGTCTGGCGCAGATAAAGCCCTTTCTGGGTGATACGGCGAAAAACCTTAAGCTCCACGAGGAGTACATAGAAAAAGCCGTTGCGGAAAAATGCGATGTTATTGTGTTTCCTGAGCTTTCGCTCACGGGGTATTATCTTCTGGACTATGTCAGCGATGTAGCAATGAAAACAGACGACAGGATGATTAAAAAAATCGTCGCTCTCTCCAAGGATATATCAATTGTTTTCGGCTTCGTTTTTGAAGGTGAGGACAACCTCTTCTATAATGTGAGCGCATATGCCGAAAAGGGCAGACTGGTTCACCTCCACAAAAAAGTATATCTTCCCGATTACACCATGTTTGAGGAGGCAAGATACTTCGCAGCAGGCAAAGAGTTCTCCGTGTTTGAAACAGCCATAGGCAGGTGCGGAATACTTATCTGTGAGGATGCTCTCCACACAAGCTCAATATATATACTCAGCCGCATGGGCGTGCAGACAGTCTTCATCCCATCCAACAGTCCCGCTAGAGGTGTTGTGGGTGACGGACTGGAGGCAGCCTCCATATGGCAGACATCAAACAAATATACAGCCAGCCTGCTCACCGTGAACCTCGTTTATGTGAACCGTGTGGGAGTTGAGGACGGAGTTGCCTTTTGGGGCGGCTCTGAGGCTTACTCCGCACTCGGCTCCAGAAAGGCGAGACTCCCCCAGTTTGAGGAAACCATGGGAATAGTTGAACTGGAACAGGAGGATATACGCCTCGCCAGAATACACTCACCCTTTTATCGTGATGAAAAATCCCACATACTCCTTGACTATCTCAAAGGAGACTGA
- the moaC gene encoding cyclic pyranopterin monophosphate synthase MoaC produces MSFTHFDEEGRSRMVDVTAKTDTVREATAKGRITMKPETLKLILESRMEKGNVFEVARVAGIMAVKKTGDLIPMCHPLNVTAADVYFYPDTEKSEIQIEVTAKLTGKTGIEMEALTGVSVAALTIYDMCKAVDKGMVVSDIRLVRKSGGKSGTYVRDGE; encoded by the coding sequence ATGTCTTTTACCCACTTTGACGAGGAAGGAAGAAGCCGTATGGTGGACGTAACCGCCAAGACGGACACTGTAAGGGAAGCCACGGCGAAAGGGCGCATCACCATGAAGCCCGAAACCCTGAAGCTCATTCTGGAAAGCAGAATGGAAAAGGGCAATGTTTTTGAGGTTGCCCGTGTGGCGGGAATAATGGCGGTCAAGAAAACAGGAGATCTTATTCCTATGTGCCACCCGCTGAATGTGACGGCTGCCGATGTTTATTTCTACCCCGATACCGAAAAAAGTGAAATCCAAATAGAAGTTACCGCCAAGCTCACCGGAAAGACAGGCATCGAGATGGAAGCCCTCACCGGGGTTTCGGTTGCGGCGCTTACGATCTATGATATGTGCAAGGCTGTGGACAAGGGCATGGTGGTCAGCGACATCAGGCTTGTGAGAAAATCAGGCGGGAAAAGCGGAACATACGTGAGGGACGGTGAATAG
- a CDS encoding SH3 domain-containing protein — MFRALALALFLALCSAHAYAAEPVHISERDGILEALGHIAGEGVMARERPDTNSPAITKLPKGSKIIVLSKKGNWYKVRLYNRREAYVRAELVEFRYELKDEHITKSDIEKKFMVDIMNMAAQFNQMIKESIFSRRQSIVPNLKILEGRKKDGTAIVNVLYCAVDGSGKPVPSMRENPLSETMVKFIEIVMMKMLLYDADSYKIVFRIPVFENGKVVDYEDSAEYTVERTETDLHDIRSGNGRIWDYIVSSRPVDEFFKKYPH, encoded by the coding sequence ATGTTTAGGGCTCTTGCCCTTGCTCTTTTTCTGGCGCTCTGCTCAGCCCATGCCTATGCGGCTGAGCCCGTGCATATAAGCGAGCGCGACGGTATTCTTGAGGCGCTGGGACACATCGCCGGAGAAGGAGTCATGGCACGGGAGAGACCCGACACCAACAGTCCTGCCATTACCAAACTTCCCAAAGGAAGCAAGATAATCGTGCTTTCCAAAAAGGGAAACTGGTACAAGGTGCGTCTCTACAACCGCAGGGAAGCATATGTGCGTGCGGAGCTGGTGGAGTTCCGCTATGAGCTCAAGGATGAACACATCACAAAGAGCGATATAGAGAAGAAGTTCATGGTGGACATCATGAACATGGCAGCCCAGTTCAACCAGATGATCAAGGAATCCATTTTTTCCAGAAGGCAGAGCATAGTTCCTAACCTTAAGATTCTTGAGGGACGGAAGAAGGACGGCACTGCGATTGTGAATGTTCTTTACTGCGCGGTGGACGGCAGCGGCAAGCCGGTTCCGTCAATGAGGGAAAACCCTTTAAGCGAAACCATGGTTAAATTCATCGAGATAGTTATGATGAAGATGCTGCTGTATGACGCTGATTCATATAAGATTGTTTTCCGCATTCCCGTGTTTGAAAACGGCAAAGTTGTGGACTATGAAGACAGTGCGGAGTATACAGTCGAGAGAACCGAGACTGATCTCCACGACATCCGCAGCGGAAACGGCAGAATATGGGATTACATAGTTTCAAGCAGACCCGTTGACGAATTTTTTAAGAAATATCCCCATTAG
- the ychF gene encoding redox-regulated ATPase YchF, translated as MGFNCGIVGLPNVGKSTIFNALTKAGAESANYPFCTIDPNRGIVPVPDERMDFLVEKIKPQSTVATTIEFIDIAGLVKGASQGEGLGNKFLTHIRQVDAVAHVVRCFDDPNVVHVEGGVDPVRDIEIINTELLLSDMELIERAVDRNKKAAKGGDKETKRKAEALEALLAEVQKGRMIRSVEGFEELTESLKEYPLITSKPVMYVANVDEAVLAEDNDHVKKVREIAAKENAVVVKICGSIESEIAELDEEEAKEFLASMGLDRSGLQSMIAQGYKLLDLLTFFTAGEKEVRAWTVTGGTTAQKAAGKIHSDIERGFIRAEVTSYSDFETAGSMAKAKELGKMRLEGKEYIVQDGDIIYFRFNV; from the coding sequence ATGGGTTTCAACTGCGGAATAGTCGGGCTCCCCAACGTCGGCAAGTCCACTATATTCAACGCACTCACTAAAGCAGGAGCGGAAAGCGCAAACTATCCTTTCTGCACCATTGACCCCAACAGAGGGATAGTTCCCGTTCCTGATGAGAGAATGGATTTTCTGGTGGAAAAGATAAAGCCGCAGTCCACAGTGGCAACCACCATCGAGTTTATAGATATAGCAGGTCTCGTCAAAGGCGCAAGTCAGGGCGAGGGTCTCGGCAACAAGTTCCTTACTCATATCCGTCAGGTGGACGCAGTGGCGCATGTTGTGCGCTGTTTTGACGATCCGAACGTTGTTCATGTCGAAGGCGGCGTTGATCCGGTGCGGGATATTGAAATTATCAACACCGAGCTGCTGTTGAGCGATATGGAGCTCATAGAGCGTGCCGTTGACAGAAACAAAAAAGCGGCAAAGGGCGGGGACAAGGAAACAAAGAGGAAAGCGGAAGCCCTTGAAGCGCTCCTTGCCGAAGTCCAGAAAGGCAGAATGATCAGAAGTGTGGAAGGATTTGAAGAGCTTACCGAATCACTGAAAGAATACCCTCTCATTACCTCCAAGCCAGTAATGTATGTCGCTAATGTTGACGAAGCTGTATTGGCGGAGGATAATGATCATGTCAAAAAGGTGCGCGAGATAGCGGCGAAGGAAAACGCTGTTGTCGTTAAAATTTGCGGTTCCATAGAATCCGAGATAGCGGAGCTTGACGAGGAAGAGGCGAAGGAGTTTCTTGCCAGCATGGGGCTTGACCGTTCCGGCTTGCAGTCCATGATAGCGCAGGGCTACAAGCTCCTTGACCTTTTGACCTTTTTTACCGCGGGCGAGAAGGAAGTCCGTGCGTGGACAGTAACCGGAGGAACCACTGCGCAGAAGGCAGCAGGGAAAATCCATTCTGATATAGAGCGTGGGTTTATTCGCGCGGAAGTTACCTCATACAGCGATTTTGAAACCGCAGGCTCCATGGCAAAAGCCAAGGAACTCGGCAAAATGAGGCTGGAAGGAAAGGAGTATATTGTTCAGGACGGCGATATTATCTACTTCAGGTTTAATGTTTAG